In Silene latifolia isolate original U9 population chromosome 3, ASM4854445v1, whole genome shotgun sequence, a single window of DNA contains:
- the LOC141647733 gene encoding protein farnesyltransferase subunit beta isoform X1, with translation MEEIKATVTETEQRMVESHVFSIFHHFSQLPQRPQSVMLEIARDSHSHYLTTALRRLPPSFCVLDANRPWLCYWILHSLALLREPIDDALENDAIDFLSKCQDPNGGYGGGPGQMPHLATTYAAVNSLITLGGHKALSSIHRDALYAFLQRMKDPNGSFRMHEKGETDVRACYTAIATASILNILDCELVENVGTYIASCQTYEGGIAGEPGSEAHGGYTFCGLATMVLIDEVHRLDLHALINWVVFRQGVEGGFQGRTNKLVDGCYSFWQGAVFPLIQRLEQLLDKQSEVTCTEGKEIVHQIDLAETECALPKVTCVINKTQLEQEAVQHNRSFANISEIGLDFLKKPVDGGILFHNIALQQYIILCSQVLDGGFRDKPGKSRDFYHTCYCLSGLSVCQYMGSHSSPLPQQVLGPDSNLLEPTHPLYNLVLERYNEAREFFTSL, from the exons ATGGAGGAAATAAAGGCAACGGTGACGGAGACAGAACAGCGTATGGTAGAGTCTCATGTGTTCAGCATATTTCACCACTTCTCACAGCTTCCTCAAAGACCCCAATCTGTCAT gttgGAAATTGCCAGGGATTCACATTCCCACTACCTCACCACGGCCCTCCGTCGCCTTCCGCCTTCTTTTTGCGTCCTCGATGCTAA TCGACCGTGGCTTTGCTATTGGATTCTTCACTCACTTGCCCTCTTGAGGGAACCTATTGATGATGCCTTAGAAAATGATGCTATTGATTTTCTCAGCAAGTGCCAG GATCCAAACGGTGGATATGGTGGTGGACCAGGGCAG ATGCCTCATCTAGCTACCACATATGCTGCTGTCAATTCACTTATTACATTGGGCGGGCACAAGGCGTTGTCATCCATCCATAG AGATGCTCTTTATGCATTTTTGCAAAGAATGAAGGACCCTAATGGATCTTTCAG GATGCATGAAAAGGGAGAAACTGATGTGAGGGCCTGCTACACTGCTATTGCA ACCGCAAGTATCCTGAACATCTTGGATTGTGAATTGGTGGAGAATGTTGGGACTTACATAGCCAG TTGTCAGACATATGAAGGGGGCATTGCTGGTGAGCCTGGTTCTGAAGCTCATGGTGG GTATACTTTCTGTGGGCTGGCAACGATGGTTCTCATCGACGAAGTTCATCGATTGGACTTACATGCTCTAATT AATTGGGTAGTATTTCGGCAAGGAGTTGAGGGTGGATTTCAAGGAAGAACCAACAAATTGGTAGATGGTTGTTATTCGTTTTGGCAG GGAGCCGTGTTTCCGTTAATCCAAAGATTGGAGCAGCTTCTTGATAAGCAGTCTGAGGTAACATGCACAGAGGGAAAAGAAATTGTACATCAAATTGATTTGGCCGAAACAGAATGTGCTTTACCTAAAGTGACTTGTGTGATCAACAAAACCCAACTTGAACAAGAAG CCGTGCAGCATAATCGCAGTTTTGCAAACATATCTGAAATTGGTCTTGATTTTCTCAAGAAACCTGTTGATGGGGGAATTCTCTTCCATAACATTGCTTTGCAGCAGTACATTATTCTCTGTTCTCAG GTTTTGGACGGAGGATTTAGAGACAAACCCGGAAAAAGCCGAGATTTCTACCATACTTGTTATTGTTTAAGCGGCCTTTCAGTATGCCAATATATGGGCTCACACTCTTCACCTTTGCCACAGCAAGTGTTGGGCCCAGACTCCAACCTTTTGGAACCGACGCACCCTCTGTATAATCTGGTCCTCGAGCGTTACAACGAGGCCCGGGAGTTTTTCACAAGCCTCTAG
- the LOC141647733 gene encoding protein farnesyltransferase subunit beta isoform X2 — translation MEEIKATVTETEQRMVESHVFSIFHHFSQLPQRPQSVMLEIARDSHSHYLTTALRRLPPSFCVLDANRPWLCYWILHSLALLREPIDDALENDAIDFLSKCQDPNGGYGGGPGQMPHLATTYAAVNSLITLGGHKALSSIHRDALYAFLQRMKDPNGSFRMHEKGETDVRACYTAIATASILNILDCELVENVGTYIASCQTYEGGIAGEPGSEAHGGYTFCGLATMVLIDEVHRLDLHALIGAVFPLIQRLEQLLDKQSEVTCTEGKEIVHQIDLAETECALPKVTCVINKTQLEQEAVQHNRSFANISEIGLDFLKKPVDGGILFHNIALQQYIILCSQVLDGGFRDKPGKSRDFYHTCYCLSGLSVCQYMGSHSSPLPQQVLGPDSNLLEPTHPLYNLVLERYNEAREFFTSL, via the exons ATGGAGGAAATAAAGGCAACGGTGACGGAGACAGAACAGCGTATGGTAGAGTCTCATGTGTTCAGCATATTTCACCACTTCTCACAGCTTCCTCAAAGACCCCAATCTGTCAT gttgGAAATTGCCAGGGATTCACATTCCCACTACCTCACCACGGCCCTCCGTCGCCTTCCGCCTTCTTTTTGCGTCCTCGATGCTAA TCGACCGTGGCTTTGCTATTGGATTCTTCACTCACTTGCCCTCTTGAGGGAACCTATTGATGATGCCTTAGAAAATGATGCTATTGATTTTCTCAGCAAGTGCCAG GATCCAAACGGTGGATATGGTGGTGGACCAGGGCAG ATGCCTCATCTAGCTACCACATATGCTGCTGTCAATTCACTTATTACATTGGGCGGGCACAAGGCGTTGTCATCCATCCATAG AGATGCTCTTTATGCATTTTTGCAAAGAATGAAGGACCCTAATGGATCTTTCAG GATGCATGAAAAGGGAGAAACTGATGTGAGGGCCTGCTACACTGCTATTGCA ACCGCAAGTATCCTGAACATCTTGGATTGTGAATTGGTGGAGAATGTTGGGACTTACATAGCCAG TTGTCAGACATATGAAGGGGGCATTGCTGGTGAGCCTGGTTCTGAAGCTCATGGTGG GTATACTTTCTGTGGGCTGGCAACGATGGTTCTCATCGACGAAGTTCATCGATTGGACTTACATGCTCTAATT GGAGCCGTGTTTCCGTTAATCCAAAGATTGGAGCAGCTTCTTGATAAGCAGTCTGAGGTAACATGCACAGAGGGAAAAGAAATTGTACATCAAATTGATTTGGCCGAAACAGAATGTGCTTTACCTAAAGTGACTTGTGTGATCAACAAAACCCAACTTGAACAAGAAG CCGTGCAGCATAATCGCAGTTTTGCAAACATATCTGAAATTGGTCTTGATTTTCTCAAGAAACCTGTTGATGGGGGAATTCTCTTCCATAACATTGCTTTGCAGCAGTACATTATTCTCTGTTCTCAG GTTTTGGACGGAGGATTTAGAGACAAACCCGGAAAAAGCCGAGATTTCTACCATACTTGTTATTGTTTAAGCGGCCTTTCAGTATGCCAATATATGGGCTCACACTCTTCACCTTTGCCACAGCAAGTGTTGGGCCCAGACTCCAACCTTTTGGAACCGACGCACCCTCTGTATAATCTGGTCCTCGAGCGTTACAACGAGGCCCGGGAGTTTTTCACAAGCCTCTAG